Genomic window (Argopecten irradians isolate NY chromosome 13, Ai_NY, whole genome shotgun sequence):
ATCGCGAAATGTTCTCAaacgaaaataaacaaatttgcAGTATCTGAAATCCAGCAGGAGTTTCGAAAGATTGGAATGCTGCGGTAATTATTAATGTTTGTCCAATGATCGTTGaaacttttcacaaaaatcGACTTGAACTTCAGGAAATAGAAACAGTATCGGGAAACGTGACGGTTCTTCTAGGGCAGTCTGGATCACAAACATCGACATAAACTCAAGGGAATAGAAACAAAAGTGTCACTAGAAGACGTATCATCCAGAGCAGCGTGAACCTAAGGCAGCGTCATACACCTGTCATACGACTTAACTAGTCCATTATCAGTCACACGAGCAACGCTCAATTGTTGTCCAGGTCATCCACTGTTAATCGACACCGACCTGTTTGTAGCTTCGTAGATATAATCTAATATCTGGAATAGACGAAATATTTAAAAAGGCATATTGTTTGTAGCTATGTAGATATAGGCTTCTATTGAATAAACGTAAATAATAGACAAATAATCATAAATATAGGGAAATATGTGTCGCCTTATTcgaataaaattgaaaaaatgaactCCTAAGGCATGAAAACGTCAGAATAATTTTGTTATGCATTGCaagtttacaaaaaatatttgcattCCGAGAACAAATCTATGACACAACACAACCCTATATATGCTGATTTACTGATTGCAAAAGCAATACAAATACACTGATGTGCATATTTTgtgataatttgatataataaatatatatacacacaaacaataaaacataaagtTTTGTccaaataacatatataatttatatttgtcGGCAGTGAAGAATCtttaataaatattgtaaactCTGATATATGAATAGTTACCAATAAAGTGGCCAGTCCTTGTTCCTGGCTTTCTCCCTGTCGATCGAATCTGAAGTAACATCAATATAACTATTTGATTTTGTTGGTTTGAATTAGCATAAgtgattaatatttaatatttcttgTTAGACATCAATATTGCCATGATGTGAATGATTTATAATTCAAGTCTATAATAAAAACTAGATACGAATGCAAGGTAAcaatcactgaagcatgcaatGATTGACTTGCCTCCTATACGCTCTAGCCTCGTATTCATATTTCGCTTAGAACAGGTACAACTTTGGAAAATCTATAACGCATTTACACAAAGACATACGACGAACATGCCACAATCGTCCAAATCATACGAACAAGAATTTCACGTAATGTTGTATACATATGACGATAAATCCCTTTGTCGTAAAATTACTACTTCTCAAAAGTTGTTTATCTTCATTGCTTCCTAATGACATCATTCACCATATATGTATTTATctccatttatatatcatcattatttgtttcttgATTGTTTCTTTAGATGTTCACAAAATGCAACACCTTATTTGACACAATGAATGTTTTGCCCATGTCTACTTACCCAGAGACACATTGTCGTAATCCCTTGGCGGCCCTGATTCCTCTGCTTTATCGAGGTTATTAACTAGATCAacctgtattttgtttttatacatcGCCTCCTTAGCACGTGCTTTAGGATCATTTTCATATGTATTGCTTGCCCCTGAAATAAAGAACCccttgatttaatttaattacgTATGTCAAAACATTCGacattaaactttatttttggAGTAGAATATTATTGTTTAAACGTGCATGCGTTCACTTCTTGGGCGATTCAAcgtaagataaaatattttagatgaTATAAACCTACTTAAACATATCTGTCGTCGCAATAAAAACTTTTTAATCATTAAGCCTACCAAAGTATTATATTTGCTGAATACCTACCGAGAGAGGCGTTTTTGTAAGTGTGAGCCTCTAGAGCCTTAAAGTCTGTATATCTGCCTTCGTCATCGTCTGGATAGTAAGACGAACAGGATGCGGCAGCGCTACAGGGTCCAGGACTCGTGGGCTGCATCTGGTTATCCTGCTCTCGCCGTCTATTGTTCATGTTGTCGTTGTGGGAGTTGGTGCCCCCATTTACAGCGTATACTGGATTGACTATCCCGGCCATGCCATCTGGAATAGTGGCGTAAAACGTGTGGATGGAAGTTTGTGTATGTAGAATAGAATACCAAAAATAACTAGCCTAAACAAGTCAATTTAatcattcaaaaaaaaaaaaaaaagtacagaagggctttcacacaatttttttatatctaacGGATTTTAATTTTCCAATTTTCACATATTTGATCATAGGtgatttgatataaatgtaaataaccAAGAAAAATTTTAAGCAAAAAATGCAAAACTAAGTAGAcgttaaaaatcatttatagtAAAGTTCAAAGTTACCTTATCTACGAGTGCCCCTCTaaacaatttatgaaatcaTAACTACCTATGCCAGGGAGGTTTCAGAGGTTGAGCAAGCAGTAGAAACAATACCTACCAACAAATATTACCTAGGAACTGCTCGACATACGATTTACAATTCTAGACCGAGAGGTGAAGAGCTTGTGAGCCTGTTGCACATGATTTAATATGTCGCAGGGACCGCTTCCCCTTCATTATCGTCAGGCTAGTTAGAAGCATGATTATTGTCATTTGTGCATGAATTATTAAATCTCCACTTACTTCCTTGATTTCTGGCTGAGTAAAACTGCAGGGTGTCAGTCTTTGTTTCTTTTAGGCGTTTGACTCTGTTCCGGAAGTAAAACACCAACAAAATCATCACCACAGCCAGGACAACTGCTACTACTGACATGGCAACCACAGTCCCGTTAACGCCAGATTCCTGCGGCGGAGCCACCCTGGTCTCAACAGTAGCAGAGGCTGTAAACAATCACTATATcgtcaatttcattttacattttcaaattgatataatgGTGGATATTAACGTTAACGGTAAATAGGACAtttcttgtttttaatataataataaggATAAGGAGCGTCTGTTGATACAACATTTGGATTATAAATGGGATCGAATATCGATTTTTTTTGCGACGATCTAAAATAGCAATCTTGCTGTAGATAATTCATTCCAAATTGTAATTAGAAGATAACGGCGCCCTTTTATTTGACTATTTCCTGATTTGGTAAACAAGAGACTAAGTTATGGTCTACCATTTCCTTTCACATTTTACGGGGATAATagtaatgttgtattttcttccaaacatacataaagcatgaTAAAGAACTTTTACATTGCATAACTTATGCTTTTTGGTAAATGCTTATAGAGAACCATACATTTTCGAATGTGCCTTTGAAGAATTTTCACagtttaattcatcaaaccctAAGGTTTTTTCTTATTACAAAATTGGATTTCAAAATTTTCGACCAATTATGACTCGTATAACTAAAGTGatgtaaaacacttacagatacAGCCGTGTACGGGGTGACACGTTTCTTTCTCATCACAGCTACATAGTTTTTGACAGTCTTGTCCGTAATACCCCTCACTACAGCCTACGAGTACAGTACATTGCAAGTTAGTTTAGAGATGGACACTTAGTGTTTTGTATGTCGGGACCACCACTTACAGTGTGCAATGTtaaaacaaattgtattttatattaaatgacCTAGCTTATTTTTATATACGGTAAACATTTGGTTGAATGGTTGTAATATCGATCAATGCATTCGTGACAGATTACTGGATTCTACAtacatgggtactatttgcaatagtgtcCGGGAAGCGGACACTTTCGAAGTGGTGACAGATTTAACGTGGGTGTATTGTGGCGTCACTatttcatgacgtcattataacgttgcacTAGACATGACATGAATATGTGGTTTACAGGGATGGAAAGGAATGTTTCTGCAAAGCACGGCTTCCTATATTCACGAAATTGAATctcgtttgaaaaaaaatagatttctgcGACAGTTTTATGTTGTGTTTATAATGTAACAACATTGTGTACAATTACGATAGCGTTGCGAGGTGTCATTGGATGTGTTGCTAATATGACGAAAGAAATGAAAAGGCgttgtacaaaaatgtaaggGCCATGTTCTAAACCGATTATGGCCTGGTAAGGAGAGCGCTATTGCCTCATATTATTGTCACTCGTTCCAAatgaataaatacattgtagtaTTACCGTCAGATCCAATGATAAACTGTCTTACTTTCTGCGCACCTGAAGTCGGTGTATTATTGGAAACACTTACTTTGTGAGCATGTGAAGCCGGTGTATCATTGGAAACACTTACTTTTCGAGCACGTGAAGCCGGTGTATCATTGGAAACACTTACTTTGTGAGCACGTGAAGCCGGTGTATCCAGGGAAACACTGACACGATCCGTCAGTACGTCTACACTCGCCACCATTCTCACACGTACATCTCGATTTACACTTGTAACCATAGAATCCAGGACGGCAAGCTttaaatatgacgtcacagtgtGAGATAAATTACGTATTAAAGTAATATTACTTATTATTTGCTTCAATTTATGGTTACGATTTATGTAAGCCCATGTCATTGATATCATCACTTATTAACCGATAAGGCAGCAGTTCGTGTTTGCTTAGCAACTTTGGTAAAACTCTTGATAACACAATTCTGCTTACGTTTTTCACACAAGTCTCCTATCCATCCGGGCATGCAGATACAGTTGCCTCTGACGTAATCACACAGTGCGCCGTTTTTGCAAGGCGGACATGTGGCATTACAGCTCTTTCCGAAATAACCCTTTTCacaaactaaaataaaaaacgATGGTTTTCAAACAAATGTTGCTACATCAGTGTATTTTGCTGGCTTATGGTtcagaaatattaattttcctaaatatcaatttttgatGATATGATATAAggtaattcatttaaaatattttgtcttattaaagGAGGGAGAATATTGTTATGTAagacaatatttgaaatattacctTGTCGACATTCCGGACCATGAAATCCGGCGGGACATTCCTTTGCAAAACACCTTCCGGTCACGTGATCACAGACTAAGCCTTTGCTACATTGCCTACACTGAGTTTGACACCCCTCTCCATAGTAACCGGCGGGACATTCTGAAAGAAACGTGTTGTTTTCAGTATGTATTTTATTAACGGTAGTAGCTAATGTAGAACATAATAGGATAGAAGCGTGGAATAAGTATGTGACAATTATGCCTTTGTATACCAGATACCACAACCAGACACATGCTATTCATTTTACGCAAACACGACCTATGCCAATTGGAATTCGAATACTGGCTCAAATTAATACTTTTCAAACATTACAATATAATTTCTGTTTCTTATTTTAGGAATCGCCTTTGCTTTATAGTTATGGGTGTTGGAATATCAATACTTGCTGTAATAAACAGTATATCCGGAAATAAACTTCAGATAAAGtcgataatttatttttctatcgTAATTCTTATTCAGGATCCAAATTTTCAGTTTCTAATACTTACTACTTTCACATTCATCACCAAGGTACCCAGATCTACACAGGCAGTCACCTGACCTGGAATCGCACGTGCCATTGTTTTTGCAGAAACATGTTTCAGAACAAGAGCCGCCCCACTTCCCTTCTGGACAGGTGCTTCTGCAATCCACACCTGTAGATACACATTAACAAATAATGACGagcatatatataaactttctATTTGACTTAGTACGGTAATCTTAGTTTAGCTCTTTCTGCGCCAGCAATGTAAATGTGATATCACTActgtaatttatttcatttgattatCTAAACAATAAGCATACGTTTATAACGGACACACTTCAACGACCTGCATGTTTATAATGTAGTGATTTTATTCCTCGTCAATGTTCCTATAATATATCTAAATGATGTGTATaacgagctgttttataatgAAGTTTTGTTtgtggtccccagaggttcgttatcaATGGGTGTTACTGTATAGCTATTATTGTTACAGTACAACCTTGTTCGTTTCCGCTTTAATTTGATTAGCCAATAAAATATACGTTTACAGTGAATACTTTGCCTGTATTTTGAATTTCATGTTGTTTGTTAAGTATGcattttttcttaaatgttcgtttatattgttatatttgttttgctATGTTCATCAATTCCTAGTTTTACCATCATTACAACATGACCTATTTcagaattataattatttgaatATGATGAATTGATGAATATCTACAATTCCCAGAGTAAGATCTCAAACCACCTACCACTGTATCCGGGTTTACAATTACAGATTCCAGTCTGGTGGTCACAGGATACAGAATTCATGACGTCACAGGAGCAGTCCTGTCGACATCCGAATCCAAACTGCCATTTCTGAAATATTCAGACAAGTGAAACCTTTACTGTAGCATAACCTTAAAATGTGTTATAGCTATAAAGAACGCCATCTATCTGGGTTATTTATCTTACCGTGGTGACAATTCTTAGCATGACGAAAACTTCATTGAATTTATGAAAAACAACATTCCAGTTAAATTTCATTACGGATTtatggacgactggttcgctcgttgtcagtacaatgtgaccgggtgggtgtgttgcttggtgtcttctaCATGCTtctagcactataaaagggcaattGTTCCAGCATGACGAAAACATTCatgaattttgaattcccaAAACAATGCACAACAAACAACATTCCACATAAGCCGTCCTTAATGACCAGCagataattaatcaaacaaacaaacaaacataaaaaagtTATAGTGCAAATAAGCGACACTAATAATACGGCGTTTGGTTTTAATAAAATGTACTTAGGAAAATGGTCACTATTTCCTGgcctttttaataaaaaaagatattgtccTACACTTCTTTAGTTTATAGAACAGGTGATGACGCAATATTTTGGCTAGAGCTGTAAAGAACTGAAAGAATTAACCTACCGGGCATTTCTGATCACAGAGCTGCCCCATATAGCCAGGTAAACAGGTACACTTTCCATCAACGGGATGGCAtagtgctttgtttttacaccGACATTTGGACGAGCAGTCCGGTCCGTACCATCCAACTGGACAAAGGGCACTACAGGTCAGTCCGTGGTAACCTGCATCAAAATATCAGTTAAGGAATGTGTCACTATAAAGCATCAGCAATAACTTCTTGTGGAAGCTCGACAAAACGTTTGTATTATCAATGCCATAAATGCACTTTCCTCTTCTGGTATTTAATAaagatttatgttttattaaatcaGATTGTATTAAAAAAGATGATTTAGTAGAGTAAGCTTGGTGAGTCATATTTAATGAAAGAAACAAAACGTTTTGCTCATAAAACATATCATCATTAATCTTCCTTCCAAATTTGAAGGTATACTATACCTGGAGCGCATCGACAGTATCCGTTCCTAGACATGCATGTAGCTCCGTTCTTACATAGACAGGGCTGGGTACATCCAAATCCATAGAAACCTTCCGAGCATTCAGTTTCACACctatagaaaataatgacataatatGGATATTTACGTCCGTTTGCCAGACTTATTGTTATATAATTCGAATATTTTGTACGCTATATCATGCGACAAATACTTCTAACATTTATAATCAAGATAAGTAGAATATCTACAGCAAGGAACTAAGTAGTTTCTGGTTTACCGCCTACAAGACTCCGCTGTTACTGGACTTGGTTTCGCCGACTAACGCCAATGCTTTTTCGGCgaagtaaaataataatttagttttACATATAGGATTGAGTCAAACTGAGTGGTATTCTAAAATTTTCCTTACACATTGTCGCTCGGTTTCCTTCAGTTTGATATGTATGTGAAAAACATAGAAGTCAAGATggttataaatacatgttattgttaatgcaatctgattaaaatacatatccttattctcACTCCGTTTAATaaaagatctgacaacatcccttAAGAGGTCACGTTCGAGTGACCTTTCGAAagagtgataataaggatctttattaatctgattaaaatacatatccttattatcactacattATTAAaaggagtggttataaggatctgtattgcAATCAGATTGGATCTGTATTGTAGTCAGATTGTTGTAAATGTAGCTAGAGTTGGTAGAATATGTACTTGTTTCCTACGAATCCAGGAGCACATTGACATTTGCCAGTCACGTGATGACACAGTCCGCCATTAAGACAGTCGCAGGTCTTTAAGCAGGAGTCCCCATATGTAGGTGCAGGGCATGGTTCATCGCACGTGTGGCCATTCCAACCTGGACTACAAATACAGTCGCCCGTGATTGGATGACAGTCGCTGACGTCATGAAATAGAGAAAACAAAATAGCCTATGATTGTAACTGTATACAAAGCGGTAGATATAGTAATCTTAATTATTGGAATAAAACAATCAACGATGTTATTTTAACACtttcattttaaattcaattaaaatatttttctgatggaaatatttgttaattagaATATCAg
Coding sequences:
- the LOC138306071 gene encoding multiple epidermal growth factor-like domains protein 11 isoform X1, translated to MAVKRTLTWLILLMISCVVLSLELGGTNVCQRTVSVTKSRLKYIQKPYERCTQTWCPNILKLFRCTRCYTLYKSELVVKDTDSEKTELYCCNGYQQVDGRCLPNCPKGCQNGACVFPNLCFCHPGWSGESCSSHCGNETWGLNCQYTCNCNGHGQCEPITGVCQCMAGWTGERCQTPCSKGTYGVRCQQLCQCKNGADCDTANGMCTCKPDYKGPLCETRCRQNEDCKTLCKCQNKGRCAGRDGDCVCPHGWTGEYCTEPCPSGYMGANCSEICHCYNGGVCDRFTGNCSCTSGFTGQKCEIECKPGIFGVGCKSKCECQHGGTCEHVTGTCDCPRGYSGDKCQNRDCPDGLYGEQCDQTCNCTSAHTESDCHPITGDCICSPGWNGHTCDEPCPAPTYGDSCLKTCDCLNGGLCHHVTGKCQCAPGFVGNKCETECSEGFYGFGCTQPCLCKNGATCMSRNGYCRCAPGYHGLTCSALCPVGWYGPDCSSKCRCKNKALCHPVDGKCTCLPGYMGQLCDQKCPKWQFGFGCRQDCSCDVMNSVSCDHQTGICNCKPGYSGVDCRSTCPEGKWGGSCSETCFCKNNGTCDSRSGDCLCRSGYLGDECESKCPAGYYGEGCQTQCRQCSKGLVCDHVTGRCFAKECPAGFHGPECRQVCEKGYFGKSCNATCPPCKNGALCDYVRGNCICMPGWIGDLCEKPCRPGFYGYKCKSRCTCENGGECRRTDGSCQCFPGYTGFTCSQSCSEGYYGQDCQKLCSCDEKETCHPVHGCISSATVETRVAPPQESGVNGTVVAMSVVAVVLAVVMILLVFYFRNRVKRLKETKTDTLQFYSARNQGNGMAGIVNPVYAVNGGTNSHNDNMNNRRREQDNQMQPTSPGPCSAAASCSSYYPDDDEGRYTDFKALEAHTYKNASLGASNTYENDPKARAKEAMYKNKIQVDLVNNLDKAEESGPPRDYDNVSLDSIDREKARNKDWPLY
- the LOC138306071 gene encoding multiple epidermal growth factor-like domains protein 11 isoform X2, giving the protein MAVKRTLTWLILLMISCVVLSLELGGTNVCQRTVSVTKSRLKYIQKPYERCTQTWCPNILKLFRCTRCYTLYKSELVVKDTDSEKTELYCCNGYQQVDGRCLHCGNETWGLNCQYTCNCNGHGQCEPITGVCQCMAGWTGERCQTPCSKGTYGVRCQQLCQCKNGADCDTANGMCTCKPDYKGPLCETRCRQNEDCKTLCKCQNKGRCAGRDGDCVCPHGWTGEYCTEPCPSGYMGANCSEICHCYNGGVCDRFTGNCSCTSGFTGQKCEIECKPGIFGVGCKSKCECQHGGTCEHVTGTCDCPRGYSGDKCQNRDCPDGLYGEQCDQTCNCTSAHTESDCHPITGDCICSPGWNGHTCDEPCPAPTYGDSCLKTCDCLNGGLCHHVTGKCQCAPGFVGNKCETECSEGFYGFGCTQPCLCKNGATCMSRNGYCRCAPGYHGLTCSALCPVGWYGPDCSSKCRCKNKALCHPVDGKCTCLPGYMGQLCDQKCPKWQFGFGCRQDCSCDVMNSVSCDHQTGICNCKPGYSGVDCRSTCPEGKWGGSCSETCFCKNNGTCDSRSGDCLCRSGYLGDECESKCPAGYYGEGCQTQCRQCSKGLVCDHVTGRCFAKECPAGFHGPECRQVCEKGYFGKSCNATCPPCKNGALCDYVRGNCICMPGWIGDLCEKPCRPGFYGYKCKSRCTCENGGECRRTDGSCQCFPGYTGFTCSQSCSEGYYGQDCQKLCSCDEKETCHPVHGCISSATVETRVAPPQESGVNGTVVAMSVVAVVLAVVMILLVFYFRNRVKRLKETKTDTLQFYSARNQGNGMAGIVNPVYAVNGGTNSHNDNMNNRRREQDNQMQPTSPGPCSAAASCSSYYPDDDEGRYTDFKALEAHTYKNASLGASNTYENDPKARAKEAMYKNKIQVDLVNNLDKAEESGPPRDYDNVSLDSIDREKARNKDWPLY